GCTGGTGGGAGCCCGCTGAGATAATAACAGACTCATCCTACACATTCAAACAAAGCCGAGACTTGTTGGAAAAAATGCCTTTTTGTAGTCTTCTTTGTGTTCAACCAGCATCACGAGTGatgaaaaaggaagaaagagtaCACAGCTATTGTGTGAGTACATACTGAGGGCTCAGATCAATGTGATTACAAAGAGTGTGTTTCTTTAGGAAGGCTGTTGCTGCACCCAAACAGTGGACTCTAAAGCAAGGGGTGTTCTCTCAGCGAGGAGGGAGTCATGTTCGGCGCAGTGGTATGTCCCGCGGGGTATCAGCCACCAATGACAGCTCAGCGTCATTTCAAAAGCCTCTCAATGAAAAACTCCTACCTCTAATTGTCCCTGCAATGCTTATCAACGCTGCCAATCCCAACTAGAGCGGAAAGACAGAGCAATTTTCCCATTACAGCGGGAGCAGAAAATGGAGGAGAGACGAGGGAGCCCGATGTCTCCAGAGAGCAGTGCAGATGGCTTCATCTCCAAgttcaaaaacacagacaggagggATGGGGGTGCGAGGGATGCCGCACATGCACACTCACTTGTAATGTCCTTGCACACACAGACGGAGACACAATTCATGCACTTTGACAACATGCAATCAATTAGCTTTTAACCTCCTTTCTGAAGTCGCTTTCCTTCAAGGCCGCATTTCAACGAGCACTGAGATCATCACTAGTTTAAGCCTGCTGACCCCCAGCCCACCACAGCGCTTAGACAAGACACTTTCTCTCCCAGTATGGAGATTTACATTAACCTGGACCTCCTCTTTAGGAGAATGCAGCAGGGATGACAACAAAATGGCATCCTGATAACATCACACAGACCAGGATTCAGCCTAGATTCATCTGTTTACCTGCCGTCTTGAAGGAATGTTTATTCAGGCACATGCAACCATGTATACAGTCACCAGGTTAAAAATGATACAGAGAGTGTTTGGAGGAGAGTTTGGTGCCTATGCTAAACTCTCCCCCCTTTATTATCAGTGCAGACATCTTTAAGTGTCTGCCGTCTGGCTCCACCGGGCTTATCAGCTCCTCATTGGCTTACACGATTAtagaaaacatacacaaaagTGTGTAGACATGCAaagctgtgcgtgtgtgtgcgcacacacacgcacacacacacacacgtaaagaGGCATTTAGCTGCCCACTTATATCCAAAATAGATCAACTTAACCTCCTTGAGGCAGCAGAGCGGTTGCACAGACCATTAGAGCACAAGTCTTACAGGCctaacagacacagacaaatatTGTTGTGTTACAGAAACCCATCATGCCGTTCACCCACCACCACAGGCTCTTTTtgctccctccttttttttctgaggtCAAGACCAGCAGAGTAAGCAAACAGAGCCAAAGATGAGACCATAGATTAGTGGTTGGCTAGTGGCTTGATCTTTTATCTTGCAGCACCTTTGTAAACCAACGAGAAAGCTGAGATACAGTCAGAGGCAGAGATGACAAACCTCCAACTGTCAGgcctgctttttttgtttttgtggaaaAGATGTCCTCTTTCAAACAAACCAGCAAGAGGCCACTTTGTCTACAGGGCTGTCCATCTGtttgcaccccccccccccccaaaactACCACCGCACACATCCTATTGTCGCAGCAGTCCAGGTGTATGGGTGCTGATAAGAAGCAAAGGTGCCCTGTGGTTCACGGAGGTGAGGCTGCACTGGGGTGAGCTGTGCCCTCAGCCCCACACTGGCATTTACAATCGGGGGAGGTTCTAACGAGGAGGGCACGCGCACCAGTGCTTATCAAGGACTGAGGACCAGGCACCCGACGCAGCCATGGGGACTTGAACTCCTAGCCTGCACCCCACCATCTCGCTCATGCGTTGTGTCTGGAGTTAGGGAAACCACAATCTAGCACTCAGGGTGAGACTGAACATCCACCCCACCCTTTCTCAGTgaaacagctccacacaccTCTCACCCTGCTCTGCAATGATATCTCTGTCTGAAATGCCAAacctcaagcacacacacacaaaacacacactgacatttcaGTGGCCCTCCTTCTGATCAGAATACCTCTGTGCCTGCACTTGGCTCCACAGAATGACACACCAGAGTGATTGTAGGCGGAGAGTTAAGTCTGGATCAAAAGAATGGAGTTCCACTCATGTACCAAATTATTATGGTATACATGATATTTGTTTTATAATGGGAAAAATGCCTGTGAACCAGTGgcttgtgtcagtgtttgtaatATAGTTGTGCAAAgtgtgagtgacaggtgggtagGTCTCATATAATGAGCTCCTCCCCATCCACCCTCGGCTTGGCTGGTGCTCGCCTTCTTTAGTAGGAGTCTGATGGATTCAGGTGATGTCTGGATCTTCTGAACCCTATGAGAGGTTCCTCCATCTTTATATGCAGACATATTGGAACATCCTGGCTTTCCATGTCATGTTGATATAACACATCTTGTAGCCAAATCTTCAACTGTGCAATTCGCTAATGTTTCCTGCTGCTCCACACTGTCCACTGATTCTTCTCATCACGCCTCTATTTCCAGCCCACACACTATCACACTGATCTGTTATATAATGAAACACATTTCTAAATGTGAATTACCGCTTGAcgatcataaaaaaaaacagtgagtgtCAGCTTACTAACTGGTCCCCAGGTGATGACATGGTGTTGAATTATGAAATTCAGTGTGAACCTGCAAGCTGCTGAGGTGGCGCCTTCGCTCACGTGCTCAGAATTGATGGCCCGATATCAAAATGATTATGTAAACATAACAAGGTGAGACACACTCTGCTAAACATGCCATTATGTTTTccatccactgtgtgtgtgcagcatatTTTACCGTATTGGTCTGAAAAATAATAGATTCTTGTGTTGATTTTACTCCTGACtgcattttgttgatgtttaagCCAGCTTTACCCAGGGTGTGTTCACGTCCCCATGCTGAGTTTAAACCCAATGTGGCAGTGCAAGCCCCACCTGCTTCTCCAGTTCAGAGGCCTCAATTAAGGAACAAGGCTGGGTGTTGTGAGTTAACTTTAATGGGCGATAAGGGGATAGCGGCTTTAAAGCTAGGCCCTCTGGTAGAAAGCAGTCGTCAGGGTTGAAAAACTCACGTGGCTGGGAACTCtagacaaaacaacacactagTTTAGGAAACAGATGTATGTCTCTTGCTGCTTTTGTAACATTGGATTGGAAATAATGAATTGAAGTATAAATCCTGTCAATGAATGTGTGATAGGAACCAGTCCACCCCTTAGCAgaaatgttttcacattttaagaAATCCTTTTATTAATGTGGCAAAACAAACTCCTGAATCCTGATATTTCCTTTGATATATTAAATAATTTATCCAGTATCACATACCTGCGAAACTCCTAGATACTTGCTTCCTTCCCTGTCATCATATGGAGTTTGAAATAGGGTTATATAAATATAGAGTGTTTCAGTACTTCCTTTTCTCTTGCCCAAAGTTAATGATTTTTggttaaatacacacaaagcatACTAAAAAATACTGCAACgaatatatgttttatgtaaatATGACAGTTACACTGACATTTGCCCTGCAGGTAGGAACATGGTGACCAGAGCCTCTACCTTTATTGTGAAGGATGAGAATTTTCTCACACCAGCACAGCATTTTTCTGGCTCCTGCACTGACTTCCTTCAGGATAAAAATAGTCTGACATATGGGGAATGATATATGATCTCAGTCATTCATCTAAATTGGACAAATGAGGCCCACAGGTCTGAGCTGTGAAAGGGCCCCCCTTCACAATGACAGGACTGAATgggctaatgtgtgtgtgtcaatgggGTGGAGGGGTATTTTCATTTGatctatttattttaatgtgtgaaAAGTCTCctcagagaatgtgtgtgtgtgtgtgtgtgtgtgtgcgcatgaaTATAAATACACGTTAACATTGCCTCCATGACCTTCCATATTAGAGTTATCTGTGTTTCCAGAATGTGAGTgcatgtctgtctttatgcagagCTCTTTATGTGTGAGAGCCATAGAGTGAGCGGTGGCATTGTTGCATCTGCTCCTCATTAAAGGGCGCTAATGAATGCACGTGTGTTCCACCTGGTTTGGTGGAGTGGGGTGGAGTGGGGGGGCGCTTGATGAGGGCCTGGCCTTTCCCAGCTCTCCAATcgtaaaaaaactgttttaagGCAAACAGGAGAGCTTGATCCCCAGACGCTCATCTGACAACAGTTTGGCGGTTCCTCCTATAATGATGAGGGTGATACTCAACGGCCATGCTGGGCAAGAGCGTGACCTGGAGAAAAAAATACGTTTCCCACAGTAATGTGTAGGACCATTGAGGGCCATGTTTGAATCTGGTATAAAATGCACCAATTGTTTTGTGATGTCAGATTTTGTTGTTTATTCTGCTATTGATTTAAATACAGTCACCGAGATGGATCTAAAACAACCATTATGTTGACTTATGTGTGGGGCATCAATCATCAATCAATTAGTTTTAGCTTGATTAAAACAATGTTTTGGTTTGATTCCAAATATCTACGTGGCTGGGTTACCACTGGCAGACACTGATTGTTGGCTGTCAGACTTGGAGGAATGTGTGTGGGCTGATCCTTTTAGAGGGGCCGGACATCCCTGTGACCTGACTGGGCAGAACAGGAAGACAGCGTACACGTTGTTTTTTTCGTCAGTAGCATGGTGAACAGTAATTCTGATTATCCTAATTTACATCTTTTAAAGGCCCCTTACATCCCACTTTTTGCCAAAGTTTGACACCCAAATCTGCCCTTTTTACTGATCTGCCCTTCTGACAAAATATGGCGACAAAGCAAACCTACTTTAATCATGCTTTGCGATCTAAATATCAAGCtgatgttgtcttttttttctatcagcCAAACACTTAAGGGAAAAGTGAACTGGTGCTTCAATCACTTTCCAAAcagccttctgctgctgccCTGCAGCTGTCGGTGAGTCTCGGCGGTGAGAAGCCCTCCCTCGGGTTCCTCCCACCGCCTGCTAAGGTTGGTATTGATACAAAACCCCTGTGTGCTCACCTTGCTCACGCACTGCTGGGAACGTCATCATCACAATCACATGGAGCGGAGGTGCAACCTTTTTAATGGGCTGGGAGGAGCGATTTACACACTTTGTGAAGACAGATgcactaaatatatatatatatatattaaaattgcTATTAATAGATTCTTGTGACTGCTGCTGTACGGTCAGTGCTGTCACAACCAGGACCTAAACAATAACATGGAGGTTCTCGAAGGTATTCAGTACATGAAAAACAGGTGTTGTGAGGTCTCATTTATTGTTTATGAATAAAATGAACTTAATTGATCTCTCACAGACCCTCAAAATATGCTGTTCTATTCTTCATTGGTCAAAATGTTTGTCGAAGAGCCGTTCACTGTTTGcagccccttatgacatcacgACGGGCTAAGCACCGCCTCCTGGCTGGAGGCTGAAAGGTAAAATAGATCAGAGAAACAATTTGCTGTCAGTTATATATCAAAAGTGAAAGTGCAAGAGCATTTTGTACCAACTGACTGTTTATTAAAAACGTTAAATCCTTATTGCTCCTGTCTTCCTGCCTTTTAAACAGGGCATGTTGTTGGGAGAACAGAGGTGGAAAAGGGAGTTACATTTGTAGACTCTGTCACATttatctgtctttgtgtgtctctatcTCCGAACACACCATTCCTCAACCGTGTCCAATGGTGACAGCCGTGGGTAATGACAGTCGAACGCTCTCTCGCTCCTCATTTACTCAGAGCTGGCAGTGTAACAGTTCGCTCAGAACTCTTAAGTGCTTGTTAATTTAATATGCAAATAAGTCTCTTGTCAATCTGAAtgcattttaatagaaaagcTCCTTCTTCGTCTGCTGCAGGTTGACTGTGTGCAGGgtgctgaaatgaaaaaaaaggccTGAACAGAAAGTGCAGGAGAGTGAGTGGCTAAAGTATGTGTAACACTGAAGGTACAATAATGTATTAGCAACAGAGAATGGAAGCCCAGATGGCACATCTTGAACAAGCATGGCGGGCGGATGCAGCCTGGACATGTGTGGCACATGAGGGTGATGCCGCCGTCACCTCTGCTTTGGCCCCCCGTGAGCTGTGTCAGCCGGTGCTCCCAGTGGATAGAGCTTCAAAACAGAGTGTGGGGTTATGAAAGGGAGCAAACACAAGCATCAGCCTGCACAAACATGATAGggtgaagaacacacacacacacacacacacacactcctctacCCACATCCCTCTGTTAATGACAGACCTTAGCTCAACCTTTGCCTACATATGGGTGGTGCAGTGTGCTGAAAGTAAGGTGAATGTGTTATTGGGAAGGTGGGGAGGGAGGGTGGATTGCAGGCGGTGTTAAGTCAAGCAGGAACCCTCAATGTTGCTAATTTATTTACAGATTTAATTAGATGGATAGAGCCCTCACAGACataagaaagagaggagagatgtTGCCAGCGTTACAGCACTTTAATTATGGTAGCAGGCTCCTGATCCCTGCGCTCCGCTGTCTGGGGAGCCAGTTAATTAAAATCCtcattattttacttttaattagTTCCCCCCTCTTTTGTTTCCTTTCACCATATGGCCGTGTTCCGTGGTCAAATTAACGTAATTGAGCTAATTAAGCCGATCACTTTAATTATTCAAAGCGTTCCGATTGGCCAGGAGaacttttctccctctcccctccctgacATTCCTGAATGAGGCTCAGAGTTGTAAAGTCGCTCTCTTTGTCATTATGCTCTTCTACTCCCCTGCTGAAGGCATTGAGTTATGGCTGCAACATGCCTCACTTCCTACATGTTCCAGTACTGTCTCATGTTTCATTCCCATACAATGCAGAGTATGCAGCGCAGCACCAGAGCCCTCAGTGACTTCAAAGGGCTTTTTAGAAATCATCGGAACATTTAACGCACTATGATTAAGACAAATTAGAAGTTGCTGTAGCTGCTTCTAAACAGTCATCTGGTGCACGGGGATGGGAATCTACCAGAAATCATTTTGGCAGGGGAGGGGGGGCTAAATACTGTAGACACCATTCAGAACACTACCAGTGAATTTACATGCTTGGATTTTGAAAATGGTGACAACCAGATGGCGGTTTTACAGCAAGAATAGTCCTACTTATGTTGAGCTAAGCGCCTGAGGGTAGACAAGACCCGTCTATCAGCATTCATCCAGAGATagtaaaaaaaagtgagagaatGAGAAAGGAGTGTTCTTCatatgttgtttgtttacatttggtaTATAGAGTATGAGTACTGATAGGCATCAGACAGAAAGTCAAACTTCATCGTGAAGGAAAACGTCTGCAAATATAATTGCCGCCAATTTCTACACAGAGACTGCAGTTTAGCCTCATTCTATCACTGCATACTGCACTACTAACATACAAGAATATGTAATGATTATTGGCCAATATCAGCCGATCACAGATATATCAATACTGGTATACCGTACATAGGTTTTAATACAGAATATGTAGTGTGGTATAGTTTGTGTGGCAGATATCACTATCACAAGTGTGTTTTGTATTtcatgttttactttgaaagtctggTCTTTTTGTATTCCCTTGTGTTCTACTTCCCCCTGTTTCCCGCCTTGTGTGAttgcctgccccgccctgattgtcttcacctgtgtcttgtgatctgtgtctatttaagtcctgtgctcccctatGTTCTTGTTAGGTCGTCTTGTCTGTAACCTTGTTTGCTACCTCGCCTGTTACCTTTCTGAGTTTGTTCTACTAGTTTTTTGTGCTTTCTGTCTTTTGGATTTTGCCCTTAGCCCTTTGCCCTTTTGTTCTTTGCTTATACTCTGTGCACCTCTAAAATATATTGTTTTTGAACATAGAACTGTTGCCTGCCTTTGCACTTGTGTCCGCATCCTCAAAACCCTGCCACAAATAGATATGtttaacaacaacatcaatatATCAGCTTTTATTGATATATATCTCAATTACTTGGGGTATTGATATTTATGGATATATATCGATATTTATCGATATCTGGAATTTTTTTTACTacaaaaaacatcaatataATAGGATGTAATTACCATATCCTTTCTTGCTTTTCATTTTGTTCAAAAAATTTTTAGCTTTCAACTCTACAAATTGTAAACTGCTGCCACAAACTGAGAGGGCGTCACATACTTATTGCCACTTAGCCTCATCAAAGTAATTATTCTGTGAGAAATCTTGCTGCTTCCAGTCCTCCAAAATACTTCCTTATGTGCTCTAATTTATTCATCATGCACCACCggaacatgacagaaaaaaatgtaacgGAGGATTTTAAGGAAAAAACCAATATGGTCTATGGACGCATTGTGTATAAATGACCAGATGATCTATTGAGTAGTTTCCTGACCGATGGTTAACCAAATGAGCCTCCATGTTTTCTCACTGTTCACACTTCCGTCCACATCTTGTGACGGAAAGGAAACTGGACTGTCACCAAGCTGTGCCAGCACATTGAGCCTGGCCTCTCCACACACAGCATCAAGGaaggcagccatcttggatctATATCACTGGGCAAGAAGGAGGTTTTGCCAGTCCCTTTTCCTCTTCATCATGAGCATGTAAAAATATCCTGGCATCTTCTTGTGTCTTCACACAGTGTGAGGTTGAGGAGCTCAGGCAATTACACTCATCTGCATGTGTTAATATGATTAATTAGCAGGAATAAACACTTTCCTATGACACAGGCTACATGGTGAGCCACACACCTGCAGAAGCTCTGATAAAAGACAACGCCTCATGGCAAAGAGCCTTTTCATGAGACCTGCTAATTGGCATCTGAAAACGTTCCGGCTAATTAGGAAAAGGCAGATGAGGCTTGATTAGTTTGAATGCAAAGTGTAACTTGTGGTGCGGTGGGACTCGGGAATGTGCCAAGGTTTTATTTCTTCACCGTCACGATACAAAGATAATTGTAATTGTGATCATTTGCATACGCTAATGAATTTGCGTGACGCTTCTTGATCAGACGTGGAATAAATAATTGATGCAGTATCAGCACCTACCATGACAAGTGGGACGTTTTGAAAATAGCTAAGCGCATTAAGGTGCAAGTTTGATGGCTGCCATGCTCCCAGGCAAGGTGTGAAAGTAGAGCAGATGCTATCTTCTGCTTCTTGCACGCTGCGTACTCCACCGCTGCTATCACAGTAAGATTAACTCTGATGGTATGCTGAGACTGGAAAGTTTTTTTACATAGCATTAAAAAGGCACACCAAGTTGATGCAgctcaggaaaataaagtttcaGAAGCCATGCAGAGAGTGGCGGAGAACAAAGGGCTGTGATGGGAAACAAACCAGGCTGTGTGGGAACTTTAATTGGAACATGGTAAACAGTAAATACATCAGATTGTTTCAAATGCCCTGGATGTAGAGGGGGCCACTCCCCTTTAATTAGCCTGCTTTCAGATTAGGCTTTATTAGAGGCAGCAGGCAGCCACTGAGCCAGTCAGCCACGGGATATGCCCCAAGTTCAGCCTCCcaggagctccagcagcacagATACAGGGCTCATGTTTAATTGCTTCTGTAAATGGTCAGAGCTCAAGCCCCCTAATTCCATTCCTTAGGGTAATCAGGCATGTTTTCACCATACAGGGCTAAAGCGAGTGAGAGAGCCAGTAACATCCACCATGCTAGGTACCATGCAATACAATGCCACTCTAATGCCACTGAGTGAATGACCTCAGCTCGCTTTGAGACAGGAAAACCGTTTTAATAGGacgtttttttcttccccccccccccccccccccccccctcaaaacacacacagaacaagcatgtgataaagaaataaaactCCACAGAAGAGTCACAACAAAACCTTCACTGGATCATCTCACTTCTTTGTGCAGGGCATGTGAAAAATCAGTAATTAATAGCGACAGGTCTCTCTTTTCCTTGAGTGCTTCATTATGATTGAGCAGATACTCCACATTTTTGCCCGACACCCATCAATTTCATCTCCAATGCTCAGTGTGTTAGATCTCAAGATTAACATAtacaagagagagagatcaaGAGTTCATTAAAACACTGACACTCAGGGGAAATGTTGCCACATGATGTAAGCAAAGCTCCGACAGTCATTTTACAGCAGTCCATCAAAAGTTCATTCAAGCATCTTTTGTTCCCTCTTggtgctgggtttttttttatcctcccaACTGTCTCTTTGTCTTGAAGGAGCCTCTTCCCAGTGCAGTCCACATGCACTCCTGAGTCTTTGCATGAGGCATGGACcactttttttttgacattacacacaacataaacaagACTTTGTATAGAGTCTCTGATATGGCGAGGAAGAAAATCTGGAGTGGGAAACTGTTTCCAGTGAAAGAGAAGTGGGTGGGTGGGCAGGTGGGGTTGGTGATGAGAATCCACAACAACAACGGTAATAGGAAAAGAGTGGGTGCGCTGAGTAGAAGTGAAGCTGGGGATGGGAAGGCGAGGGTGAGTCGCAGCCCCTCAGCATACCTGCagacaagagagagggagaggtgacGAATTTTATTATTATGCGCCTTACAGCATGGTGATATTCACATAATATTCACTGCTGTTTTGTGGTGTCATGTCAGCAGCATCTTTATTCACCTTCTGGTCTGtcagcacagagctgctctgaAGTGGAGGCAGGTGGCTGCTGAGCAAGGCAGCGCCGGGTCTGTCGTGCTCACAGAAGATCGTACCGTTGATGTAATGGAAGCGATCGCCGGGCATTAGTCTGTTTCTACAGGTGGCACAGCTGAAACACTGCAGAGGAGTAGAACACCAGCTTAAATACACATTTGatcaacaaagacaaaaaaaaagatgcagacatttttattaaactataaaataatataatcaGGAATCAGGAGGAAAGACAAAGGGGTGCAATGCTTTCTCCCCTGACACATCCTCCTGCCTCTTCACCAAATCCCAGATGTTTCTGtcaaagaagcagcaggagacaAAGCACAATGATGTAGGAACAGGGGATTTACCTTGAGGTGGTAAACATTTCCCTGCGCCCTCATCACCATTTCGTTGGCTGGGATCGACTGGCCGCAGGCGCTGCATGCCCCGCTGTGCCCAAAcagtctgcaaacacacacccaaaaaaaacacagattgcTCAGTCTAAGAAATCTTTCCTGTGCTTCTTCCACTCCTATTTCTCCATCCTGCTCCTTCCTCTTACCTGATGTAGTCGCTCCGACACAGAATCATGCCCCCTTTGCTGTAGCAGGTGGTGCCAATGTCTCCCAGCTGGGCTTGGCAGCAAGAGCACTTGAGGCAGCGCGTGTGCCAGTACCGCTCCATGGAGAAGAGCAGGAAGCGGTCTGCGATCTTTCCCCCACAACCTGCACAGGACCTGGGGGCCGACGGTACGCCTGAGGCTTGGCTGTTCACCATCCTGGGCCCTCAGAGACTCCCTGGACACACAGTGTAGCATAGTGAGGTTTAACAACTGAGGAATTCATTTAGTAAGAACGCAAAAATATGACACAATAATCCAATAATACGCCTAGAATAAGAACATACAAAGCATGAGTTAGATGTAATTACACATAAGCTtttagcaaacacacacaaatacacaccacatAACAAGCCTACACACAGCTAATGGTGACACACATAGAAAATACAAGTTCAGACATCTTCTCTGGTCAAATTAAAGTCAAACACAAGTTAATTCTAGCGTagctatatatatgtatatacaggtatgctgtgtgtgtgtgtgtggttccatTACCAACTGGACTTTTGGAAACGTGCCAGTAATAACGCGTTATAAAAGTCAACTGCTCCTCTGCATACTTCTGGACTGTATTCTGTTACTGTGTATAAATGATGTAACGCAGCTAGCACGCTGTTTACAAGCCAGAGCTGCTCGCTTAAAAAGAAAGTGCAGTGATACAAAATGCGCGGGCAGAGGGgaaagcaggaaacacacacacacatacacacatatggaGATATGTTACCTTTCTGAGACAAAAGCTTTTCCTCCCGCTGTCTCAACTTTGGAAAAATATTCACAGGCACACTTCAGAGTTGTAAAACCGCACTTAGACGTGACATGTTCTGCTCTCCATAGCTGTCCGGAAAATAAAAGCAACACAACATGAAGCCCCGGGACGGACGGACGGGCGGCACGGGGACGGTGACGGTAGTAGTTCAGCAAACTCTCCCCCGATATCCAGCTCCGCCGATGAATAAACTAGATGTAGCCGTGAGGAGGAGACATGACGCAGCTCGGCTCCTCCGCTCTCTGTCACACCTGTCTGTCCGTCAACACGCCGTCCTCCTCGTCTTTTTAACGCTTTTGACAGCGACTCTATTCATCAAATTGCGCAAGGGGCTATTTAAATTACCGAGAGGGGACGCAGCCGTCAGGGAGGCGCAGCAGCCAATAGGAGAGCAGGGGGCGTGTCCTCAGTCAAAATGATTTATGAGTTTATAGTGGCTCATTAATATGCACACTCACATTCCTGAAGCCTCCCCACAGgatcacactgacacagaagcagctatgatacttttttaaaataacattaaatatgtAATGTTGAATGTATGTTTTCATACGtgatttaaaactttaaaacaaTGCGTGTAATTATTTAGAtacaaaatataatttatataattcATCCTTTAaatttatatatgtgtatatatattattatatacatatatatacatatatggcCAAGTCAATGTTCTGACTAAAATGTTGTCAAACAGCACTGTATTTGGTCAATTTTTGACACTACTGATTATAATATAAGTATTTTTTGTGTTACCTCATTTTAATGTTCCTGTTTGTATACACATCGGTTATTTAAACTAGAGCACTGTTCAACATTTCACAAAGGTGCCATTCCATAGTGCAGTGTAAAAAAAGTATAGTTCTTAATTAACACATATTTTAGTAACACTACAGCTGAAAGTTCAAAGTCAGTCTTGATGTAAAAACAAAGTCTCTCattgttttttcctctcattgccactttaatttatttgtttttatttttaaacaataacacccaaatttccctgaaggaccttcccaaagggattattattctattctattctattctattctattctattctattctattccatAGTTTGAGTCCAGTGATGACACAGTTAATCATATTTACATACACTGATTGAAAGTTGCGATGAATAGACGATGCTAAGGACAATACATGAGCCTTCCGTGGGGCAGAACATGTCTCAGTAGGTCACAGGAGGTCACTGCTGCACTTCCCGCAGACCTCCAGTAGAGGACAGCATCCTATAATGTTGCAAGGAGCAGAAGTCTGTACAATATTACACCAGTGTGCCTGGTGATACAGTGTGAATGAATGACACTGGGTTTCATCTGTATGTATTTAAGCTTTAACATTCAAGTTCCACTTATTATGAGCCAGATATGTTTTGTATTATCTTGTTCCCTGAAACATTAACTGATACATGTCTTATTGCTGTGACGCGGGTATAATTATAACCAGATCACATACCTGTACTGTAGCATACTATAGTGCTATGAGGGTTGTCAGTATCTGCAG
The genomic region above belongs to Parambassis ranga chromosome 9, fParRan2.1, whole genome shotgun sequence and contains:
- the LOC114441676 gene encoding LIM domain transcription factor LMO4.1, whose product is MVNSQASGVPSAPRSCAGCGGKIADRFLLFSMERYWHTRCLKCSCCQAQLGDIGTTCYSKGGMILCRSDYIRLFGHSGACSACGQSIPANEMVMRAQGNVYHLKCFSCATCRNRLMPGDRFHYINGTIFCEHDRPGAALLSSHLPPLQSSSVLTDQKVC